A region from the Aegilops tauschii subsp. strangulata cultivar AL8/78 chromosome 5, Aet v6.0, whole genome shotgun sequence genome encodes:
- the LOC109786135 gene encoding uncharacterized protein has product MAMAVEARLRQEKVKKFEDFVDRRLKPDLVNAIAQRDNLFQQQKTFLDLKKNIENLEKNGVTSMRSMVNLGSEVYMQAEVPDTKHIFVDIGLGFHVEFTWQEALQFISVREARLARQIDEYTHLIASIKAQIKLVCEGIRELLQFPAE; this is encoded by the exons ATGGCAATGGCTGTGGAGGCGCGTCTCCGGCAGGAGAAGGTGAAGAAGTTTGAAGATTTCGTTGACCGGCGGCTCAAGCCTGACCTCGTTAACGCCATAGCCCAGCGCGATAACTTGTTCCAGCAGCAGAAGACATT CTTGGATTTGAAGAAGAACATCGAAAATTTGGAAAAGAATGGTGTAACGAGTATGCGATCTATGGTCAATCTTGGGTCAGAGGTGTACATGCAGGCAGAAGT GCCGGACACGAAGCACATCTTTGTGGATATTGGTCTAGGTTTTCATGTGGAGTTTACTTGGCAAGAGGCTTTGCAGTTTATATCTGTAAGAGAAGCAAGGTTGGCCAG ACAAATAGACGAGTACACACACCTCATAGCGAGCATAAAAGCACAGATCAAGTTG GTGTGTGAAGGTATCCGCGAACTCCTGCAGTTCCCGGCGGAGTGA